A genome region from Mesorhizobium sp. B2-1-8 includes the following:
- the guaA gene encoding glutamine-hydrolyzing GMP synthase, which yields MTTANHTDTVLIVDFGSQFTQLIARRIREAGVFSEIVPFQSAEAAFKRINPKAVILSGGPASTSDIGSPRAPQIVFDAGVPVLGICYGQMAMCVQMGGVAESSNHREFGRAFVEIEKDSPLFEGLWATGQRHQVWMSHGDRVIALPPGFEVFGKSESSPFAIFGNVERRMYGIMFHPEVVHTPDGARLLRNFVHNIAGIEGDWTMRAYREHAVEAIRKQVGKGKVICALSGGVDSSVAALLIHEAIGDQLTCILVDHGLMRKDEAAGVVAMFRQHYNLPLILVDASEKFISALEGESDPEKKRKTIGRLFIEVFEDEAKKLGGADFLAQGTLYPDVIESVSFTGGPSVTIKSHHNVGGLPERMNMQLVEPLRELFKDEVRALGKELGLPESFIGRHPFPGPGLAIRCPGGITREKLEILREADAIYLDEIRKAGLYDAIWQAFAVLLPVQTVGVMGDGRTYEFVCALRAVTSVDGMTADFYHYDMAFLGAAATRIINEVRGINRVVYDVTSKPPGTIEWE from the coding sequence CCAGCTCATCGCCCGCCGCATCCGCGAGGCCGGCGTGTTTTCCGAGATCGTGCCGTTCCAGTCGGCCGAGGCGGCGTTCAAGCGCATCAATCCGAAAGCGGTGATCCTGTCCGGCGGCCCCGCCTCGACATCTGATATCGGCAGCCCGCGCGCGCCACAGATCGTCTTCGACGCCGGTGTGCCGGTGCTGGGCATCTGCTACGGCCAGATGGCCATGTGCGTGCAGATGGGCGGCGTCGCCGAAAGTTCCAACCATCGCGAATTCGGCCGCGCCTTTGTCGAGATCGAAAAGGACAGCCCGCTGTTCGAGGGCCTGTGGGCCACCGGCCAGCGCCATCAGGTGTGGATGAGCCATGGCGATCGCGTCATCGCCCTGCCGCCCGGCTTCGAGGTGTTCGGCAAATCGGAAAGCTCGCCCTTCGCCATCTTCGGCAATGTCGAGCGCAGGATGTACGGCATCATGTTCCACCCGGAGGTGGTGCACACACCCGACGGCGCCCGGCTGCTCCGGAATTTCGTTCACAACATCGCCGGCATCGAAGGCGACTGGACGATGCGCGCCTACCGCGAACACGCGGTCGAGGCGATCCGCAAGCAGGTCGGCAAGGGCAAGGTCATCTGTGCGCTGTCGGGCGGCGTGGATTCCTCGGTCGCCGCCCTTCTGATCCATGAGGCGATCGGCGACCAACTCACCTGCATTCTCGTCGACCATGGCCTGATGCGCAAGGACGAGGCCGCCGGTGTGGTGGCGATGTTCCGCCAGCACTACAATCTGCCGCTGATCCTTGTCGATGCGTCGGAAAAATTCATCTCCGCGCTCGAGGGCGAGTCGGATCCGGAAAAGAAGCGCAAGACCATCGGCCGGTTGTTCATCGAAGTGTTCGAGGACGAGGCGAAGAAGCTCGGCGGCGCCGATTTCCTGGCACAAGGCACGCTCTATCCCGACGTCATCGAGAGCGTCTCCTTCACCGGCGGCCCGTCGGTGACGATCAAGTCGCACCACAATGTCGGCGGTCTGCCCGAGCGCATGAACATGCAACTCGTCGAGCCGCTGCGCGAACTGTTCAAGGACGAGGTGAGGGCGCTCGGCAAGGAACTCGGCCTGCCCGAAAGCTTCATCGGACGCCATCCCTTCCCAGGTCCTGGCCTCGCCATCCGCTGTCCTGGCGGCATAACGCGCGAAAAGCTGGAGATCCTGCGCGAGGCCGACGCCATCTATCTCGACGAGATCCGCAAGGCCGGCCTCTATGACGCGATCTGGCAGGCCTTTGCAGTGCTGTTGCCGGTGCAGACCGTCGGCGTCATGGGCGACGGCCGCACCTACGAATTCGTTTGTGCGCTGCGCGCCGTCACTTCGGTCGACGGCATGACGGCTGATTTCTACCACTACGACATGGCCTTCCTGGGTGCCGCCGCCACGCGCATCATCAACGAAGTGCGCGGCATCAACCGCGTGGTTTATGATGTCACCTCGAAGCCGCCTGGGACGATCGAGTGGGAATGA